A genome region from Macaca nemestrina isolate mMacNem1 chromosome 15, mMacNem.hap1, whole genome shotgun sequence includes the following:
- the LOC105464411 gene encoding GRB2-related adapter protein 2 isoform X3 — MGKEVGFFIIRASQSSPGDFSISVRHEDDVQHFKVMRDNKGNYFLWTEKFPSLNKLVDYYRTNSISRQKQIFLRDRTQEDQGHRGNSLDRRSQGGPHLSGAVGEEIRPSMNRKLSDHPPALPLQQHQHQLQPPQYAPAPQQLQQPPQQRYLQHHHFHQERRGGSLDINDGHCGTSLGSEMNAALMHRRHTDPVQLQAAGRVRWARALYDFEALEDDELGFHSGEVVEVLDSSNPSWWTGRLHNKLGLFPANYVAPMTR, encoded by the exons GCATGAGGATGACGTTCAACACTTCAAGGTCATGCGAGACAACAAGGGTAATTACTTTCTGTGGACTGAGAAGTTTCCATCCCTAAACAAGCTGGTGGACTACTACAGGACAAATTCCATCTCCAGACAGAAGCAGATCTTCCTTAGAGACAGAACCCAAGAAGACCAG gGTCACCGGGGCAACAGCCTGGACCGGAGGTCCCAGGGAGGCCCACACCTCAGTGGGGCTGTGGGAGAAGAAATCCGGCCTTCGATGAACCGGAAGCTGTCGGATCACCCCCCAGCCCTTCCCCTGCAGCAGCACCAGCACCAGCTACAGCCTCCGCAGTACGCCCCAGCGccccagcagctgcagcagccccCACAGCAGCGGTATCTGCAGCACCACCATTTCCACCAG gaacgCCGAGGAGGCAGCCTTGACATAAACGATGGGCACTGtggcaccagcctgggcagtgaaATGAATGCAGCCCTTATGCATCGGAGACATACAGACCCAGTGCAGCTCCAGGCAGCAGGG CGAGTGCGGTGGGCCCGGGCGCTGTACGACTTTGAGGCCCTGGAGGATGACGAGCTGGGTTTCCACAGCGGGGAGGTGGTGGAAGTCCTGGATAGCTCCAACCCATCCTGGTGGACCGGCCGCCTGCACAACAAGCTGGGCCTCTTCCCTGCCAACTACGTGGCACCCATGACCCGATGA